In Citrus sinensis cultivar Valencia sweet orange chromosome 3, DVS_A1.0, whole genome shotgun sequence, the sequence TCTGATGCTGCCCTTGATTTGCCCTCGAAGCCTGAGAAAATTGCAATTTGCTGGTGGTGGATACATTGCCTTGGAATTAGCTGGCATCTTCAATGGTCCAAAAAGTGATTAAGTTAGTGAGCCCTCAATAATCTGTTGTCTAAGGGAGGATTAGGATATTATCCAGTAAAGCTTATGTGTATTTTAGAGCATATAATGTGTATGAGTTACCACCATGTTAGGTATCTCGATTACTTCTGTTTACACTGTTTGATCAATTGACATATGAATGCCATTTACTGTTTCTTTGTTGGAATTTAACAAACCATTCCCCATGACCCTTTCATATGCTGAGGAACTTTTTCCttcatttacaaattttagGTTCATTCTGCTACAATGTTTGTGAGGTTTTAAGATCTAATGACGTGAATTTCGTTTGATACCCTAATACCGTATGACTATTCCCTCTTCTGCAGTCTTTTTTTCCAGCCACCAATTGAACAAGTTGGTCTTTCTGAAGAACAGGTGACTCCATTATTTAGTTAGCATATATGGAACTGCTGCAGTGACTCTCTAGtggttttaacttttatgaaatgcACCGGATATACAAGAATATGTTGACATTGATGTGTTCACAGCAAATTTCAGACCGTTGAAAGCTACTCTCTCTGGGCATCTGGACAGGATCTTCATGAAACTTATAGTATGTGCAAAGACTAAAAAGTTCCGGGCTTGCACGTGCGTGGAGAAGATGCACCTGAAATTGTGCAGGTTTTTGCGTCCGCATTAAAAGCTACTCTTTACCttccaattctttttctttaaaatttacaaaatccaAAAGTTCCCATTTAGTTTTGCTAACCAGAACTACCCTATCCAGCGGCTTGTGGGGAAAAAATCATTCCTCTTCTAACAAAGAGTACCCCGATGAACCTCAGATATGTTTATGGGGCATAAACACCAAAGATGCAGTGATCGTGCCTTTTGTGAGGATCAAGCACGTCTTTGTCGGAGCTATAATAGTGGGGATAATATGGTATAACTACATGTTTATCATTGCACAGTATATAACAATTTCTGTTGACCTGGAAGGCAAAATAATTGTATGTGATCTGAAGAAATAAAAGGTTGGTAGACAAAATTTAGAGATGCTCTTTCATGTTTATTCTTCACTAATGGTGCTTATCTGTTCTAAGGCCGtcgtttatttttaaatttagcatCCAAAGCGGTGTCTTGCTTTTTCTGTGCCAAGTATTGCAGCCCCACCTgaaagggtttttttttttttttaaataaataaataaataagctaGAAATGAGTTTCGGGGATACTGCGTATTGTTTTACGGCTTTCTTGGATGGTTGGATAGATGAAGGAAGTTATTGGGATTCTGTAGGCCAGTGCATGCCGCTATAGTTCAGATCGAGAGGGATCATCCGGTGGTATCACGGCTCAACTAGGATCAAAATTGAACTTTTACATTTGAGAATTGATTGCCAAATAATAGGAAAAACTCAAGGCAACCAgatgaaatcaaaatcaattgatttgaaaattcaacCAGAACCTGTGGCAACAAGGGAGCATGTAAGATTCAAAACATCcactaataaattgataatcatGATCCTACTAGTGGTATTTAACCGTATCCTTTATCCAAAAATTTGATGTCATGACatgaaaacataataaatcaaCAGAAAGATAAGCTATTGCAGGGATCAGTGTCATGCAACCAACAGGCACGAAACATTGAAAGTTCTGCAACTATTAAGTGATTcacaaaatcaatcaataaatCACTAGGAAACACATGCAGCTCCAATGATAAAACAGAATAGATGAGCCAAAACTGATATCATCTAGTGCCTGCCATAAGATATTCACCAGCATGAACTAGAGAAGCAAGGAAATAATATTCTTCGAGCACTAGCACATTACAATCACATATTTCAGCCCCTTCTATGTTCACACTATGCATGGTGGTAATGATTCAACTTGTATAAAAACACTTTTCCTGCAGCATTTCCCACAGCCATAAAACCACCACCAGGACTGAAATCCAGACATCGAGGATATTGCAGGTTCCTATTTGGAGGAGGCCAGTTAGAGAAAACATTATATGATGGAATGTGTATCAACTTCAAACTGTTCTTCTTCATGGTAGAACAAATAGCCAATATTTGAGCATCATTAttgaatttcataaaatccACTTTGGTGGTCAGATTTTCAATGGTCTTGATTGGTTTTCTCTTACCCCCTAAAAACTCCTGTCTGTTGTAAACATTCACTATCCCACTGTCAGAACCTGCGGCAAAGAAAGTTCCATCCGGTGAAGTGCAAAGAGCTGTACCATTTATGCACCCTTCATCAACTGCTCTGTGGATGCATGTTCTTGTTCTCAAATCCCAATGATAGACCTGCCCATCACCTCCAGAACTCAGCAATTGCTTCCCATCATCGGCAAAAGCCAGAGAACGAACAGTTCCATTCATCTTTAAAGTTCCAATCAGCTCCTTTGTTTTAGACGAGACCAACAAGATATAACCTTCATTGCCCACAAATGCAATCACGCTAGAATCAGGGGAAACTTCAAAAAATTCCAAGCTTTTCTCCTCCCTACCAACCAGGGGGCCTATTTTATCAGCCTTTGCTTTCACTAAATCAAGGCTGTAAAAGAACTTCCTTCTCCCAGCTATTATGGCCTGAGAACCATCAGGTAAGAAAGATGCCTTTCGAACAGGACAATCTTCAAGGAAAATGCTCTGTATTTTAGTATTCCGTTTGCCATCAATCTGAAAAAATCTGAGTCTTCTATCCAACCCAGCAACAAGTAGCAACTGAGCATTACGATGGAACTGAACTGAATTTATAGGACCATTTGATGATTCCTCAGCATTTGCATCAATGAGTCTTGAGTACTCAAGAAGTCCAGGAGACAACTTGGCACTGCTCTTCACAACAAGATCTTCGTCTGTTCTTAGAATATCGTCAACAGCTTCAGTATCTTCATAACCACGAGCCACCACTGCTTGAGTTTCTTCATCCGATGATTCATTATAAGGGTCATTATCCCTTGACCGTGAATCGAGTTGAGCCCATTCCGTACCAGGGTTCAACTTAACATGCTGAGCCCTCAGTCTTGAAACATACTC encodes:
- the LOC102630664 gene encoding U3 small nucleolar RNA-associated protein 18 homolog, whose protein sequence is MSLISQNAVSRNRLKTKTEDGEGPLAVEENKDVEDGKESDLETSRAKKRKREKEKRSEMEQVKEMKKLENILFGSLYAPVEFGKEDEEKVQPEAETGSAVYFVDPSANSMLSVNEEDAQFSGESDDEEEAWQKKPVWVDEEEEQTNVNIANVNRLRKLRKEEDESLISGAEYVSRLRAQHVKLNPGTEWAQLDSRSRDNDPYNESSDEETQAVVARGYEDTEAVDDILRTDEDLVVKSSAKLSPGLLEYSRLIDANAEESSNGPINSVQFHRNAQLLLVAGLDRRLRFFQIDGKRNTKIQSIFLEDCPVRKASFLPDGSQAIIAGRRKFFYSLDLVKAKADKIGPLVGREEKSLEFFEVSPDSSVIAFVGNEGYILLVSSKTKELIGTLKMNGTVRSLAFADDGKQLLSSGGDGQVYHWDLRTRTCIHRAVDEGCINGTALCTSPDGTFFAAGSDSGIVNVYNRQEFLGGKRKPIKTIENLTTKVDFMKFNNDAQILAICSTMKKNSLKLIHIPSYNVFSNWPPPNRNLQYPRCLDFSPGGGFMAVGNAAGKVFLYKLNHYHHA